The stretch of DNA AACAGGCATGTGTTTATCAAGAGAACATATAGACCTCCAAAATAAAGTTCACCTCAGCACAAATTCTGCCTACCGTTGAAATAGTCTCAACTGGATACAACCCACGGAGAGTCTCAGCACCAAGGAAATGGCATCACTACCTGAACAAAACAATTGTGATTCATGTTACAGCTTGTGTAGTTATAGTTTCTTTGGGTGCAGTAATGAGCAGCTGTACAGGATCACCAAAGTATAAGATATCTGCAAGAGGCAAAAACTAACCATCCAGCACCGCATTTGCCACATCAGTTGCATCTGCACGAGTAGGCCTTAGATTGTCCGTCATACTGTCCACAACACGAGTAACAGCAGCAGGTTTTCCAGCCATGTTGCACTTGTGCAGAGCAGACTTCTGAAATAAGAACACTTAAAGACGAAAAAAGTAGTactcaatagagaaaaatacatgttAATTACTATCAACGTTAGGAATATTTCCAAAGTATGAAGTGCAAACAAACATGTGATATTCAACAAAATATCAATATAAAAAATTTCAATCTGTTGGGAAAGATGGCACTGTTAAGTAGTACACTCTAAATATCGACATAGAGTTACTTACTTGCCGCACATCTTCTGCATGCCTTGTATAAGAAAGAGAGGAAGTCAATCTTGTTTGGAGCACCCCATTTTTTCATAACCTGAAAGTGGCGCATGCCCATAAAGTCATATAATGGGTTACAGCAAGGAGCTCCAGTTTCACGAAAAAAAATAACATGTAAAGTCTAGTCGCCAAGTTAATACAAGGAGCAAGAGAGATTCTTGGGAGGATTTCCTTACATCTTTATCCTCGTCAGACAACGTGGGCATGTCGATATGGATCTGGGAGAAATGCAATGTGAAGGCATAATAATCACAAGAAAGTTCAGAAAAAATAATAGCGCCAGGTCTGTTACCTATGATCAGGAACTACCAACACCAAAATTAGATACCAATCAACAAACAACAATCAATCAATTGTAATAACCATGAACAAACAGCAGTCAATCGTGCCATATAAACATGTAATAATATCTCAAGGCAACAAACAGCAATCAATCGGCCTACATGGTTTGTACCTTCTCAAGGCAATCAATCAAACAGCAAACAACAATCCATCTCAAGGCAACCaatcaaacaacaaacaacaatccaTCTCAAGGAAATCAATCAAACAACAATCAACAATCCATCTCAAGCCAATCAATCAAACAACAATCAACAATCCATCTCAAGCCAATCaatcaaacaacaaacaacaatccatctcaagccaatcaatcaaacaacaaacaacaaaccatctcaagccaatcaatcaaacaacacacaacaatcAATCGTGCCATATGGGAACATAAGCAAAGCATGATAACAATAAACAATTGAAAAGAACAGCATCAGAACAACCGTAACAGGCAAGAACAAGATTCTCTGCATCTAGGATGGGAACAAGAATCGTCAGGGGGCAACCAGAATATCAAGCGCATGCGTTTGAGATATGAAAATAACCGACGAACAACGCAGGTGATGGAACAGAAGGAACGATTTGACATTGCTCCAATTTCCGAACCAAGAACCGATCGTTCCTGTAACCGTCGCCCCGACACGAACACGAAAGGCAGGATCGTCAGATAACAGAAGCGCACGCACAAGTAAACGCAGGAACCATCGCTCCACTGTGAACACAAAACGCAGGAACAGAAGTTTCTCAAATAGACTTTAGTTCGCAAACCAGACCGACCGACCGCTCGCTCGCCCGCCCGCTTCCTCCCAGAGTCGCAGGGACGGAGACCCCCGACGAGACGGCCCCAAGAACACATGAGAGCATCAGGACGACAACGAGGACAAGCAAAATCATATCACAAGTGATTCTAAAGTGACGAGGAGGACGAGTAAATCAAACTAGATGCGATTTTCTATCTAAACGGGCGAATCTAGGACGAGCGAAATTAGTCGAACCAGACACACTTCAAGACAGATGAATCGAAAACGAGCAAAATGACAAATTAGACGCGATTCTTCTAATCTAAACGGACGAATCGAGTGGGGACGAGCAACATAAAGTCAGAGGCGAGGGGAGAGGGAATAGGGGACGAATTGCCTCACCAGCCGCGAGAGGAGGAGAGGCACGAACCGAGGACGAATTGCCTCACCAGACGCGAGAGGAGGAGAGGTAAGCCATTCATACCTAAAAAGTATATGTTTCAAGTTGGCAACATCGGTTGTCTCTCATCAGTTCCAAGTCGATGGCTAGCCTGAAATGACATGAGCAACTTAAAATGTGACTGTGATGTAAATGATGTTTCTATTATTCTTGAAGCAAGAAAAGTAGCTTACATCATCGGTAGCACCAACAGTCATATTTACAAATGAAGATTCAGATGACCTGTTATTTAATAAGGCATCATATGAGTCAAAGCTACTTAGAGATCAGTTTATGATCATAACAGCATAAGTAATTATTCATATGTGTATATCAAAGTTATCAAGGAATCAAGGATTCAGTATAAAACAAGTCAGACAAACTGATCAAAATTCAAACTCTGGCCATTTGAAAGCATAGAAACTTACCAATGAGTTATAGTTCTGCAACTCCAATAAGTCACCTGGTTTTTCATCTTTGACTTTAGCTATAGGTGAGAAGAACTAAGAACAAATAGAAGTACACAAATGGAAGTAACCAGTGTGTTTCGAAATTAGCAAGCATCCCACCCAGGGGGGAAATACATTTTAGCAAACCATAAACATAGAACAATTAAAAGAATACCTCTCTCGACATTGCTTGCCTATACATCCACCCATGGCTTACTTCTGTGTCCAGCAGCGTGTCGTGGACTCATACTTGGCCCAATCAGTCTTGTACATGTGAGCAATCTCAGGCACCAGAGGATCATTGGGGTTGGGGTCCGTCAGCAACGAACAGATTGACAGGAGGACCTGTTAACAGAGACGGGTAAATGTTAGAGAAACATAAATGAAGAATTTTTGTGAGATTAAGTTGCTGAAGGAACCAAGCTTATATCAGCAACAAGCTTTAAGCAAAAATGGAACAACCAAGTTAGGAATGCAGATGCTGCCGTTGATATGGTCAAAGCCAGGCTCCACTATTCCTTGAGAATGTCAAGGCAAATGCTGCCGTTGTTGTTGATGAAAGAGACCTGAAATATGTTCATGTctgaatgtcagaaaaaaatagataaGATAGCAAGCAGCAGCAAACTAATTGTCTGAGGACCCTCAAGACATTTGTGTAACAGCAATTCCaatatcaatatgaactctttttttACAAAGGTTAGCTCAGTACACCGGAAATTACCTTCTGGGGCTTGAAGGGATAATCTAGTGGGAAATGGATGTTCACCAAAAATAGACCACCGGTAAACGGGCTGTCTGAGGGTCCCATGATAGTGGCCTGCCAGTGGAACATGTCCTCACCTACAGGACCTGCCCGAATAAAAGGAAAGTAATACGGTATTACACAACAGTCAGACGAGCATATGTATGAAGCCAGTCAAGTATGAGTAAGAAACAAGTCGTATTTGCTACGAGATCAAATAGCGGCCAACTTTAGTTATGTGTGAACAAGTTCAGAATTAGGCATGAAATTATATTATCAAGGGTTATCCATCATATACACGTCCAGTACAATGATTAGAATAATTCAAAGTTCATTGATCTTAATTTCAAGAGGTTAGTGGAACCAACTGCTGTATTAAAAAACATCAAGTCACCCAGGAGGCCAGGACATCCACTGAAGCCACTTATTCTCCACAAAAACACAGAACACGAGGTTTACACACATTGTGAATGCTAAAGTTGCTTCAGTAATTATATTTCTTCCTGTATGCATTGATAGACCAAGGAAAACAGGTGACCATTACAACCTCACCTACTAAAACATAGGCCACTCTTGATTATTCTCTCTATTGGTTAGGATGGTACCATTCATGTTTCTCAAATCAGATTACACAACATTAACAATGCTAAAGTTGCTTCAGTAATTATATTTCTTCCAGTATGCATTGATAGACCAAGGAAAGGAGGTGATCATTGCAACCTACTAAAACAGAGGCCACTTTTgacaattctctctattgatcaggCTAGTACTGTTCGTGTTTCTCAAATCAGATTTAAACAACATTGCCAAAGATAAAGTTGCTTCAGTAATTATATTTATTTCGGTATGTGTTAATAGACTAAGGAAGACATGTGACCATTACCACCTCACCTCCTAAAACATAGTTCACTCTCAAAAATTCTCCCTATTGATTTGGTTGGTACTGTTTATGTTTCTTAAATAGTCTAGTCCATGCCTAACAGATTAGATTGGTACTGTTTATGTTTCTTAAATAGTGCTAGTCATGCCTGATTGTCCATATAAACTGTGAAGTCCTTGGCAATTTTAATTTCTTTTGGTTATGGCACTTAAGATAGCATATAGTGCTACAGGGCGGTGCATGTTCTGCCCATGTGGTACTGACCGTAAACTATAATAAGGTTGGCATACTTTATAACCTGACAGAACAAAATCCAAGGGTTTTTTTAATGACTTGCTCAGAAGATACATCACACTTGACATGAGTCAATCATATTAGTAGTCCATGTACAGTTCATAAGCAGTATTCTCCACCAATCAATCCAGCAAACCTAAAAGCACTGCGAGAGCACAGCTAAATAATCGACAACCAGGCCACGCCAACGGCGCGCTCATCCAGACGCAATACAATTCGGGGCAAGATCTAGACGGAATCAAACGGGGCAGAGGGGAAATCACCAGCACTGAGGTGGGAGGGTCCTTTTGCAGGTCCTTGAAATGAGACCATTTTGTTGGTCCATACTTTCTTACAAGATCAATAATTTTGTCATCTTCCTGTAGAAAAAATATCATAATCATAAATATAACTATAAAATGTGCAAAAGGTTTTTTTTTCGAGCAAAGTCAGGAGTGCAGTGCCAAACCTCTTGAGTCCAAGGACCTTTCATGAGTTCAGGGTTAAGAACCTTCTGCCATGGATGTAAGTATTGTACCTCTGTCCTATCCAGAAAGAGCTCAGCTGCGTAGATAGATGCCGACAGAATATGTGAGCTCACCACACTTGCATATACAGAACATCATCCAAGCAAGTATGGCATTACTATACAACTAGCTAAAATGTGGGCTATGCATTCATAAGGTTACCATTACCAGCCATGAGATAAACATTTGTGTAAACTATAGGAACAAGTAAAATTCGAGAGGGATTATCATCGAAACACATACCAGGTTGATGAGCGATCCACGGCTTCAGTTAAAACACCAGAAGCACACCATCAGAACAACGATAATGAATCAAATTAGGCATCATGAAAACATCCATTCAAATATCAGGTGCCAATATCTAAAACCAAAAGTTCTAGTAGCAAAATTTGGGTAAATAAACGCTTTGGGACTACAGGCATCAGCATCACAAAATGTAAAGAATGTAAATATACCTGGCACTATATGCCAACTCAACTCATCAGTGTCCTTAGCAACACAATAAATAGCAAATGTGATATGTCCAGATCAACATGTTTGTACCTTAAATACTTAGAAAAGCATTATTCCAAGGACTGAACAACAGTAATACCAAAAAGAGAATATGATATCCACATAAGACATAATCATAAAAAAGTTCAGAAAAAAGAATAGTGCTAGGTCTGTTACATATGATCAGGAACTGGCAAAACCAAAGTTAGATACCAATCGACAAACAaccatcaatcaatcaatcaatcaattgtAATAACCATGAATAAACAGGAATCAATCGTGCCATATAATTAAGCATCTACCATCTCAAGGCAACAAACAGCAACAAACAACAATCAACAATCCATCTCAAGGCAATCACTCAAACAACAATCAACAATCCATCTCAAGGCAATCAATCaagcaagcaacaaacaacaatCCATCTCAGGGCAATCAGTCaaacaacaaacatcaatccatctcAGGGCAATCAATCGAACAGCAAACAACAATCAACCAATCGTGCCATATGGAAACATAAGCAAAGCATGATAACAATAAGCAACTGAAAAAAACAGCATCAGAACAACCGTAACAGACAAGAACATGATTCTCTGCATCTAGGATGGGAGCACAACACACACGCCTGCCGATAGAACAAGAATGGACAGAGGGCAAGCAGAGTATCACAAGGGCGCATGAGTTTGAGATCTGAAAATAACGGACGGATAACGCAGGTGATGGAACAGAGGGAACGATTTGACACTGCTCCAATTTTGAAACCAGAACCCATCGTTCCTGCAACGGTCACCCCGACGCGAACACAAAACACAAGATAGTCAGATAACAGAAGCGCACACACAAGTTCTCAAACAGAAACGCTCCACCGCGAAAGCGAAACGCAGCACGGGAACTTGTTAGCTCGCAAACAAGACGGTGACCCAAACCAACAGACCGCTCGCTCGCTTCCTCCCAGAGTCGCAGCAGACAGGGCGGCCCCAAGAACACGCGATAGCATCAGGGCGACGGTGAGGACGAGCAGCATCATATCAGAAGCGCTTCTAAATGGGCGACGGCGAGGACGAGCAAGTCAAACCAGACGCGATTTCTAACTAAACGGACGGATTGAGGACGAGCAAAATCAATCAAATCAGACGCACTTCTTGAAAACAGACGAACCGAGGACGAGCAAAACTGAATCAAACAAATCAGACGCGATTCTTCTACTCTAAACGAACGAATCGAGCGAGGACGAGCAACATGGAATCAGAGGCGAGGCATGAATCGAGGACGAATCGCCTCACCAGACGCGCGAAGAGGAGAGGCTCTACACATTGGCTCAGAAGGGCGGGTTGATCCGAGGAAGACTGATCTTGAacagagcggcggcggcggaggagcgcgacAGGCGGAACTGCCGCCCCGACCAGGCGGCGACGGGCAGGTGCACGTCGATGAGCACCACCACCCTCCTGGCCACCACCTCGACGCACCGTGCGGCGACGAGCGCGCGCAGCTGGCGCACGACGCCGATGCCCCCGCCGCCGGTCGCCGGCTTCTTGGCCGAGCCGCCCGCGTCGTCGGGGAGCAGCTCGGCCGCGCAGGCGGAGAGGGAGCAGGGCGGATGGATTTGGAATGGGAGGCCGGCACGGAGACCACCACGCGGAGGGCGCGGCCCGGACGAAGCGAGGACAGATGAAGGAGGCGAGCTAGAGGCGCGGCCCGGACGAAGAGAGGAGGAGCGGGCCGGCCAAAGGGCGGAGCTTTATAGACGGGACGGAGGCGGTTGCGGCGGGCGGACACGGCTTCGCGAAGGTGAGGTGGTGGGGTTGGGGCTGGATGCCTCGATCCGGATCGGGTCGGCGGCGGTGCTTTCCTTTTTCTGAATTGGGAGCCGTTGCCGtgtctttccttttttttattgaTTGATTGAGCGGTGAAAACAAATGTGTTCGTGTTAGAAACACGCTACCACtgccaataaataaataaaaacgcaCATATGAATAGCTAGGATACGTATCGAGTTGATCGNNNNNNNNNNNNNNNNNNNNNNNNNNNNNNNNNNNNNNNNNNNNNNNNNNNNNNNNNNNNNNNNNNNNNNNNNNNNNNNNNNNNNNNNNNNNNNNNNNNNNNNNNNNNNNNNNNNNNNNNNNNNNNNNNNNNNNNNNNNNNNNNNNNNNNNNNNNNNNNNNNNNNNNNNNNNNNNNNNNNNNNNNNNNNNNNNNNNNNNNNNNNNNNNNNNNNNNNNNNNNNNNNNNNNNNNNNNNNNNNNNNNNNNNNNNNNNNNNNNNNNNNNNNNNNNNNNNNNNNNNNNNNNNNNNNNNNNNNNNNNNNNNNNNNNNNNNNNNNNNNNNNNNNNNNNNNNNNNNNNNNNNNNNNNNNNNNNNNNNNNNNNNNNNNNCACGTGGTGGTGGGTGGCCCAGATCCATCGAGGATCTGGCGGGGTGCTGTGGGCGCGGCGCGAGGTCGTTCATGCATCTGGATAGCCTTGGTTTCTCCTCGCGGCTCTAATGGGTGGAGGGCTAGGTCGTGGAAGGGATCTCCTCTTGCCCCGGTCTAGTTCGGTGGGTGGCTGCATTTGTTGACGGGTAAGTCACTGTGGCTTGGTGGTGGCGGGGTGCTAGTGGTACCTCTCTTCTTCTATGTCTTGGTCGTCGATACAGGATTCTCGTACAAAGGATATGGCCAGGGCCGGGACCTCGTGCTCGGGCGGATCAATTTTGGGCCTGGGACGGATTGGAGCGCTGCTCCGGGTAGACGATGGTGGGCCCGGTCCGGTTGGTGCCGGCAGGCGACGAGGTTCCTCTCCTCATGGGTACGATGGTCGATGGTGGTGGCCGGGACGTGAGTCCGTCAGGAAGATTGGCGTCGAAGACGACGGATATGGTGTCATGCGAACGTTCTCGGTGGCGGCCATCGGTAGTCACGGAGTTGTGTCTCCCCCAATCCAGCAGGACTTGCTGGAGGTGCAGGTGTCGACGCCTCCTACCCTAGAGGTGTCGATCCAGACTTCGGGGATGATGTGGGGCTAGGAGTGAAAGGAGATGCCTTTTACTGCTCCTACCGGAGCTCCCATGGGACCCGAGGAGCAGCGGTTTGTTCCCGCTTGGCACCATGTCGCGTGCCCCTGCATTTCAAGGGTACCTCTCCGTAAGATCAGCACCTAAATGACAACAAAGGGATGCTCTGAATAGGCCgaacattttttctttttttttgcaacaaCAGGTTATATTGAATTACTCAGGAGGATTACAGTGTGTGTGAATACATCCTAGAAGAAAAGTAAGGGTGTAACTCACCTAGATACATCTTCTACGATCCTCACCAGCCTGTTTGCACACCTGTGTGCCACTTCATTTGCTTCTCGATTGATATGGACAATGGAGCAAGATTCAAAACCGGAGCTTACCTCCTAAATCTCATAGCATATGTATGTCAGGTCTTGCTCTTGCAAAATTTGCCTCATTTAGCATTCACACAACATCTTGAGCATCAGTTTGGATGATCACCTTGAGATGTCCAAGAGCAAGACGAATGCCATCACGAAGCAACAAGGCTTTCATAGTGCTTGCATTTTGTGCAAATCAATACCAAATAGCTTTTGCCCAAACCAGCACTTCGATATGGTCCCGAAGAACAACCCCCGTGCTACCATCAACATTGACCTTGATGTAAGTGATCTCAGGGGTATCCAGACCGATTTCTCTCTCGGCTCTCATGCCGAGCCCACTAGCGCAGCTAGATCATGGATGGTATCAATGGCCCAACTAAAgttctccatgtctccaattgtttCTTTCAGTCCAAATCGTCCAGCACCCACACAAAATGGTAGCAGCATGCAGTTCTGAAACTTGTTAGCCATCAACAATATCTACAGCCCTTGAATCCGGATGAAGAGAAAGGATTTTGACCGGAAGGAAGCAACGAAGTTCAGATCAGAATAGCTTGGCCCAGGTGCAAGAGAAAAGTGCATGTTCAATCGTCTCCTCAACACCACAATCTTCACAGCTCTTGCAGAACATGGACATGCCACCGACCAAAGAACACTTTTAAGTTCCATAAAGCACATGGATCGAAAACCATGGGCTCTAGCGAGTCTACGCTCACTTTGCCAGCAGGCTAAATTCTAGTACCTGCCTTGTCTGCTTCCATGCAAGCAAGGTCAAGATAACACAAGACaagacatgatccaagcaactgagTCAAGAGCTAATATTAGTATATATACATATACACACGAAGCGCTAATGCACTACATTAACACTACGACTCCATAATATGCGGCATGCAATTCTACGACGTACGAGTAGTAATTTATACGGGGAGCGAGGCTATGCTAAGGTGTTCTGTTAGGTGGTGGTTACAAGTTCAGTGACTTCCAGTTCTCCAAGGCACCAAGCACAACACAAAAGGGGTCCCTCCTGTCTTCACCTTGGGAACTTGCGTAGGCGGTCCAAAATCACCACGATGGTGACCAAAAGAACGGCTAAGTACGGGGTGTTCATCCTCCGCCCAGAAGAGCTTGAAGATGTTCTTGCTAGCCCCTGCGTTGACCATGTTGTTCTTGTTCTTCAGCATCTCCTCCTGTGCACGCCTATCGCCATCCTTCAAAGTTACAAGGATAAACTTTTAGTTCTACAGACATGTTGAATTGTTCTGTACATCAATAGCACGAGGAGCAGGTAAGGATGTGTGTGTGTTCATACACTGGTCACATCTCTTCCAATGAGTAAGATTGTGTAAGTTGTATATGTGAAGAACATTGTATAAGTTGTATATGTAAAGAACATTGTATAAGTTGAAAGGAGGACTCACAAGCATGGTCTACGCCTTAGCAAGCGAGAGAAGAGTGGGGTAGAGACTCGTGACAGCAAGAGCAACTTCTTCTG from Triticum dicoccoides isolate Atlit2015 ecotype Zavitan chromosome 6A, WEW_v2.0, whole genome shotgun sequence encodes:
- the LOC119315754 gene encoding uncharacterized protein LOC119315754; amino-acid sequence: MAATENLASFICPRFVRAAPSAWWSPCRPPIPNPSALLPLRLRGRAAPRRRGRLGQEAGDRRRGHRRRAPAARARRRTVRRGGGQEGGGAHRRAPARRRLVGAAVPPVALLRRRRSVQDQSSSDQPALLSQCVEPLLFARLPWIAHQPAELFLDRTEVQYLHPWQKVLNPELMKGPWTQEEDDKIIDLVRKYGPTKWSHFKDLQKDPPTSVLVISPLPRLIPSRSCPELYCVWMSAPLAWPGCRLFSCALAVLLGLLD